One window of Mesorhizobium loti R88b genomic DNA carries:
- a CDS encoding Smr/MutS family protein, which yields MIKRPDKLSEDDRVLWNLVARTAKPLKGRTAVDVPDIAADARPTTTQSVQPAATAAGVAKPKAQHVTHRLDEPTLDKLSKGRLPIEGRVDLHGMTQDEAYSLLFSFLHRAHAGGVRYVLVITGKGSSSGGDGVLRRAVPAWLSTPAFRPLVSSHDHAARNHGGAGALYIRLRRVRP from the coding sequence ATGATCAAGCGCCCGGATAAGCTCAGCGAGGACGACCGGGTGTTGTGGAACCTGGTGGCGCGAACGGCCAAGCCGCTGAAGGGCAGGACTGCCGTCGATGTTCCCGACATTGCCGCTGATGCCAGACCAACGACGACGCAGTCGGTCCAGCCTGCCGCCACTGCCGCGGGTGTGGCAAAGCCGAAGGCCCAGCATGTCACGCACCGGCTCGATGAGCCGACGCTGGACAAATTGTCGAAGGGCCGGCTGCCGATCGAAGGCCGCGTCGACCTGCACGGGATGACGCAGGACGAGGCGTATTCGCTGCTGTTCTCGTTCCTGCACCGGGCGCATGCCGGCGGCGTCCGCTATGTCCTGGTCATCACCGGCAAGGGTTCGTCCTCCGGCGGCGACGGCGTGCTGCGGCGCGCCGTGCCCGCCTGGCTGTCGACGCCGGCGTTCCGGCCGCTGGTTTCCAGCCACGACCATGCCGCCCGCAACCATGGCGGCGCCGGCGCGCTCTATATCAGGCTGCGGCGGGTGCGTCCGTGA
- a CDS encoding helix-turn-helix domain-containing protein has product MTPFGEKLRALRAERGVSQKDMAAAIGVSAAYLSALEHGRRGAPTWTLIQKIIGYFNIIWDDAEELARLAEASHPRVRLDTSGLNPAATELANLLAENIEKLDETELRRITASIRAALGRLK; this is encoded by the coding sequence ATGACGCCGTTCGGCGAAAAACTGCGGGCACTTCGCGCCGAGCGCGGCGTCAGCCAGAAGGACATGGCGGCCGCAATCGGCGTCAGCGCCGCCTATCTCTCGGCGCTCGAGCATGGCCGGCGCGGTGCGCCGACCTGGACGCTGATCCAGAAGATCATCGGCTATTTCAACATCATCTGGGACGATGCCGAGGAGCTGGCGCGGCTGGCCGAAGCCTCGCACCCGCGTGTCAGGCTCGACACGTCGGGTCTCAACCCCGCCGCCACGGAGCTCGCAAACCTTCTGGCCGAGAACATCGAAAAGCTCGACGAGACGGAACTGCGCCGCATCACAGCCTCGATCCGCGCGGCGCTGGGTCGGCTGAAGTAG
- a CDS encoding transglutaminase-like cysteine peptidase — translation MNSSTIAKRLRFCAVAAGLAVTGSWPAMAAGAMATGGMTSQPIGHYDFCKLHPGECSIRPSNLAPAKMTSGLMSKLAGVTARVNAAVKPMSDMDIYGKDEVWAYPDKGVGDCEDYVLEKRRRLSHMGISLSDLLITVVRKPDGEGHSVLTVRTDKGDYVLDNLTNKVKAWDQTGYRFLKRQAIDNTGRWVSIRGGQQILVGSVQ, via the coding sequence ATGAATTCCTCAACAATCGCGAAAAGGCTGCGTTTTTGCGCGGTGGCAGCTGGATTGGCAGTCACGGGAAGCTGGCCGGCAATGGCTGCCGGAGCCATGGCGACCGGGGGGATGACCTCGCAGCCGATCGGCCACTATGATTTCTGCAAGCTGCATCCAGGCGAATGCTCCATCCGTCCGAGCAATCTGGCGCCGGCGAAAATGACCAGTGGGCTGATGAGCAAGCTCGCCGGCGTTACAGCCAGGGTCAACGCGGCCGTCAAGCCGATGAGCGACATGGACATTTACGGCAAGGATGAGGTCTGGGCCTATCCCGACAAGGGCGTTGGCGATTGCGAGGACTATGTGCTGGAAAAGCGCCGCCGGCTGTCCCACATGGGCATCTCGCTGTCCGATCTTCTCATCACCGTGGTGCGCAAGCCCGACGGCGAAGGCCACTCCGTGCTGACGGTGCGCACCGACAAGGGCGACTATGTGCTCGACAATCTGACCAACAAGGTCAAGGCCTGGGACCAGACCGGCTACCGCTTCCTCAAGCGGCAGGCGATCGACAACACCGGCCGCTGGGTCTCGATCCGCGGCGGCCAGCAGATCCTGGTGGGCTCGGTTCAGTAG
- a CDS encoding polyhydroxyalkanoate depolymerase — MFYQLYEMNHAALQPARLYADAVRMFYSNPLNPISHTPWGRSIAAGAELFERTTRRYGKPAFGLVKTVVDWKSVAVTEKTVWSKPFCNLVRFERGLPAGRKPDPKLLIVAPMSGHYATLLRGTVEAMLPYADVHITDWVDARMVPLADGSFDLDDYIDYIIEMFHALGPDTHVMAVCQPSVPVLAAVALMETKGDPFVPSTMTLMGGPIDTRRNPTAVNLLAEEKGIDWFRDNVVMHAPWPVPGFGREVYPGFLQLSGFMSMNLDRHIIAHKDFFMHLVKHDGDNAEKHRDFYDEYLAVMDLTAEFYLQTVDTVFVRQALPKGEMTHRGTKIDPSVIRNVALFTVEGENDDISGLGQTKAAQDLCVNIPADKKAHYMQPAVGHYGVFNGSRFRSEIVPRIVDFITSYGRQNRVAVRPKLVRTAKR, encoded by the coding sequence ATGTTCTACCAGCTCTACGAAATGAACCACGCCGCCTTGCAGCCTGCGCGCCTCTACGCCGATGCGGTGCGGATGTTCTACTCCAACCCGCTCAATCCGATCTCGCACACCCCCTGGGGCCGTTCGATCGCGGCGGGCGCCGAACTGTTCGAACGCACCACGCGCCGCTACGGCAAACCGGCCTTCGGCCTCGTCAAGACCGTCGTCGACTGGAAGAGCGTCGCGGTCACCGAGAAAACCGTCTGGTCGAAGCCGTTCTGCAACCTCGTCCGCTTCGAGCGCGGTCTCCCCGCCGGTCGCAAGCCGGATCCGAAGCTTCTGATCGTGGCGCCGATGTCGGGCCACTATGCGACGCTGCTGCGCGGCACGGTGGAAGCCATGCTGCCCTATGCCGATGTCCACATCACCGACTGGGTCGACGCCCGCATGGTGCCGCTGGCCGACGGCAGCTTCGATCTCGACGACTATATCGACTACATCATCGAGATGTTCCACGCGCTCGGCCCCGACACCCATGTGATGGCGGTGTGCCAGCCTTCCGTGCCCGTGCTGGCGGCGGTGGCGCTGATGGAGACCAAGGGCGACCCCTTCGTGCCGTCGACGATGACCCTGATGGGCGGGCCGATCGACACCCGCCGCAACCCGACCGCGGTCAATCTCCTGGCCGAGGAAAAGGGCATCGACTGGTTCCGCGACAATGTCGTCATGCACGCGCCCTGGCCGGTGCCGGGCTTCGGCCGCGAGGTCTATCCCGGCTTCCTGCAGCTGTCCGGCTTCATGAGCATGAATCTCGACCGCCACATCATCGCCCACAAGGACTTCTTCATGCACCTTGTGAAGCATGACGGCGACAATGCCGAAAAACACCGCGACTTCTATGACGAATATCTGGCCGTCATGGACCTGACGGCGGAGTTCTACCTGCAGACCGTCGACACCGTGTTCGTGCGCCAGGCCTTGCCCAAGGGCGAGATGACGCATCGCGGCACGAAGATCGATCCGTCCGTCATTCGCAACGTCGCCCTGTTCACGGTCGAGGGCGAGAATGACGACATTTCGGGCCTTGGCCAGACCAAAGCGGCGCAGGATCTGTGCGTCAACATCCCGGCTGACAAGAAGGCGCACTACATGCAGCCGGCGGTCGGCCATTACGGCGTCTTCAACGGCTCGCGCTTCCGCTCCGAGATCGTGCCGCGCATCGTAGACTTCATCACCAGCTATGGCCGCCAGAACCGCGTCGCTGTGAGACCGAAGCTGGTCCGCACCGCCAAGCGGTAG
- a CDS encoding septal ring lytic transglycosylase RlpA family protein, with the protein MKNLNQTALVAVTIAAGLMVGASATSATAAAGQCGRASWYALHSKTASGERMNPSAMTAAHRTLPFGTKLRVTNQNNGKSVIVRINDRGPFIRGRVLDLSKGAAGQLGFIGSGQTAVCMARI; encoded by the coding sequence ATGAAGAACCTAAACCAGACCGCGCTTGTCGCGGTAACGATCGCTGCTGGCCTGATGGTCGGCGCTTCCGCCACTTCGGCAACCGCCGCCGCCGGCCAGTGCGGCCGTGCATCGTGGTACGCGCTGCACTCGAAGACCGCATCGGGCGAGCGCATGAACCCTTCGGCGATGACCGCCGCCCACCGCACGCTGCCTTTCGGCACCAAATTGCGGGTCACCAACCAGAACAATGGCAAAAGCGTCATCGTGCGCATCAACGATCGGGGTCCATTCATCAGGGGACGCGTGCTCGACCTGTCGAAAGGCGCCGCCGGCCAGCTCGGCTTCATTGGCTCCGGCCAGACAGCCGTTTGCATGGCGCGCATCTGA
- a CDS encoding ATP-binding cassette domain-containing protein has protein sequence MPAASLTSVRSFVAAPVPVRPAISVEGRRAFAFKGVGKRFGDKIVLDGIDLDVPAGQFVAVIGKSGCGKSTLLRLLAGLDRPTSGSLTLGAEEQGHSCTRFMFQEPRLLPWASVVRNVEVGLTGIASGTDARQRALDILGEVGLADRADEWPSVLSGGQKQRVALARALVGHPQILALDEPLGALDALTRIEMQQLLERIWLAQKFTAVLVTHDVAEAVALADRVVVISEGKIALDLDVPVARPRRRGSAELARLEGMILDRLFG, from the coding sequence ATGCCTGCTGCCAGCCTGACCTCCGTCCGCTCCTTTGTCGCCGCACCAGTGCCGGTGCGCCCGGCGATATCGGTCGAAGGACGGCGCGCCTTCGCCTTCAAGGGCGTGGGAAAACGCTTCGGCGACAAGATCGTGCTCGACGGCATCGACCTTGACGTGCCGGCCGGACAGTTCGTTGCCGTCATCGGCAAGAGCGGCTGCGGCAAGAGCACCTTGCTCAGGCTGCTGGCTGGGCTCGACCGGCCGACATCGGGATCGCTGACGCTCGGCGCCGAGGAACAAGGCCACAGCTGTACCCGCTTCATGTTCCAGGAGCCGCGCCTGCTGCCTTGGGCCAGCGTGGTCAGGAATGTCGAGGTCGGGCTGACCGGCATCGCGTCCGGCACGGACGCAAGGCAACGCGCCCTCGATATCCTTGGCGAGGTTGGCCTTGCCGATCGCGCCGATGAATGGCCTTCGGTGCTGTCCGGCGGCCAGAAGCAGCGCGTCGCGCTCGCCCGCGCGCTGGTCGGCCACCCGCAGATCCTGGCGCTCGACGAGCCGCTCGGCGCGCTCGACGCGCTGACCCGCATCGAGATGCAGCAATTGCTGGAACGCATCTGGCTCGCGCAGAAGTTCACCGCGGTGCTGGTGACGCATGATGTCGCCGAGGCGGTGGCGCTCGCCGACCGGGTCGTGGTGATCAGCGAAGGCAAGATCGCGCTTGATCTCGACGTGCCGGTGGCCCGGCCACGCCGGCGCGGTTCCGCCGAGCTTGCCCGGCTCGAAGGCATGATACTGGATCGGCTGTTCGGTTAG
- a CDS encoding ABC transporter permease subunit: MSFLSRLQANAIGWVLPVLVIAGWEAASRAGVMPANVLPAPSAVAEAFWRLTLSGELIRNIGVSTARALAGFAVGGSIGFALGLANGLSRLSRGLTDTTLQMIRNIPHLALIPLVILWFGIDEEAKLFLVALGVFFPIYVNTLLGIQSVDPQLVEMGRVYGMDRRALFFRVILPGALPAIFVGLRYALGIMWLTLIVAETISASSGLGYMAMQAREFLLIDVVVLSILIYALLGKLADSLARLLERLSLGWHPAFQNG; this comes from the coding sequence ATGAGCTTTCTTTCTCGCCTCCAGGCAAATGCTATCGGCTGGGTGTTGCCGGTGCTGGTCATCGCCGGCTGGGAGGCTGCCAGCCGCGCGGGCGTCATGCCGGCCAATGTGTTGCCAGCGCCAAGCGCTGTCGCCGAGGCCTTCTGGCGGCTGACGCTGTCGGGCGAATTGATCCGCAACATCGGCGTGTCCACGGCGCGCGCGCTTGCCGGCTTTGCCGTCGGCGGCTCGATCGGCTTCGCGCTCGGCCTTGCCAACGGGCTGTCGCGGCTCAGCCGCGGCCTGACCGACACCACGCTGCAGATGATCCGCAACATCCCGCATCTGGCGCTGATCCCGCTCGTCATCCTGTGGTTCGGCATCGACGAGGAAGCAAAGCTGTTCCTGGTGGCGCTTGGCGTGTTCTTCCCGATCTACGTCAACACCCTGCTCGGCATCCAGAGCGTCGATCCGCAACTGGTCGAGATGGGCCGCGTCTACGGCATGGACCGACGCGCACTGTTCTTCAGGGTGATCCTGCCCGGCGCGCTGCCGGCGATCTTCGTCGGCCTGCGCTACGCCTTGGGCATCATGTGGCTGACGCTGATTGTCGCCGAGACCATCTCGGCCAGCTCCGGCCTCGGCTACATGGCCATGCAGGCGCGTGAATTCCTGCTGATCGATGTCGTCGTGCTGTCGATCCTGATCTATGCGCTGCTCGGCAAGCTCGCCGACAGCCTCGCCCGCCTGCTCGAGCGGCTATCGCTCGGCTGGCATCCGGCTTTCCAGAACGGATAA
- the ssuD gene encoding FMNH2-dependent alkanesulfonate monooxygenase: MTAPDAPAKITPEGQLDFFWFIPTHGDGSYLGSEQQQRPPEFGYFKEIAQAVDRLGFPGVLLPTGQNCEDSWITATGLATLTEKLKFLVALRPGVTLPTFAARQTAALDRLSNGRLLLNVVVGGNPTELAGDGVFLPHDERYAQAHEFLTIWRGLVSGERVNFDGKYYRVENGRLDLLPSQERPPLYFGGSSDAGQDLAADLVDMYLTWGEPPAQVAEKLASAREKAALRGRKLRFGIRLHFIVRETEDEAWRAADRLISHVTSAQIENAQARFLNQMDSVGQRRMAELHGGRRDRLVVSPNLWAGVGLVRGGAGTALVGTPEQITERIREYQAIGIDTIIGSGYPHLEEAYRVAELLFPKLGLGTSRQRAHQNIANEFSVGFHGAARLQASS; this comes from the coding sequence GTGACTGCGCCAGACGCTCCAGCCAAGATCACGCCAGAGGGGCAGCTCGATTTCTTCTGGTTCATCCCCACGCATGGCGACGGCTCCTATCTCGGCTCCGAACAGCAGCAGCGGCCGCCGGAATTCGGCTACTTCAAGGAGATCGCCCAGGCGGTCGACCGGCTCGGCTTTCCCGGCGTGCTGTTGCCGACCGGGCAGAATTGCGAGGATTCCTGGATCACCGCGACGGGGCTTGCGACGCTCACCGAAAAACTCAAATTCCTGGTGGCACTCAGGCCCGGCGTGACGTTGCCCACCTTCGCCGCGCGCCAGACGGCGGCGCTTGACCGGCTGAGCAATGGCCGCCTGCTGCTCAATGTCGTGGTCGGCGGCAACCCGACCGAGCTTGCCGGTGACGGCGTCTTCCTGCCGCATGACGAACGCTATGCCCAGGCGCATGAATTCCTGACCATCTGGCGCGGCCTGGTCTCGGGCGAGCGCGTCAATTTCGACGGCAAATATTATCGCGTCGAGAATGGCCGCCTTGACCTGCTGCCAAGCCAGGAACGGCCGCCTCTCTATTTCGGCGGCTCGTCGGACGCCGGGCAGGACCTCGCCGCCGACCTCGTCGACATGTACCTGACCTGGGGCGAGCCGCCGGCACAGGTCGCCGAGAAACTGGCCTCGGCGCGCGAGAAAGCAGCGCTGCGCGGCCGGAAGCTGCGTTTCGGCATCCGGCTGCATTTCATCGTTCGCGAAACCGAGGACGAAGCCTGGCGCGCCGCCGACCGGCTGATCAGCCATGTCACGTCAGCCCAGATCGAAAATGCCCAGGCGCGCTTCCTCAACCAGATGGACTCGGTCGGCCAGCGCCGCATGGCCGAGCTGCATGGCGGCCGCCGCGACAGGCTCGTCGTGTCGCCCAATCTGTGGGCTGGTGTCGGCCTGGTGCGCGGCGGCGCCGGCACCGCGCTGGTCGGCACACCGGAGCAGATCACCGAGCGCATCCGCGAGTACCAGGCGATCGGCATCGATACCATCATCGGCTCCGGCTATCCGCATCTCGAGGAAGCCTACCGCGTCGCTGAGCTGTTGTTTCCGAAGCTCGGGCTCGGCACCAGCCGGCAGCGGGCGCATCAGAACATCGCCAATGAGTTCTCGGTCGGCTTCCATGGCGCGGCCCGCCTGCAGGCCTCCTCATGA
- a CDS encoding sulfonate ABC transporter substrate-binding protein, whose amino-acid sequence MFSLTRRVFGIGLLAAGVALSFGASAQELRQLSIGYQKTGLPVVARQQQVIEKALSDKGVVVKWVEFTAGPPLVEALNVGAVDVGYTGDAPPIFGQSAGANIVYVAAMPPNGDGEAVFVKPASPIQSVADLKGKRVGVGKGTSAHNLLVATLEKAGLPYDQITPIYLSPADAAAAFASDQIDAWAVWDPFFAIAETRYQPRVLARSSDVLKVNSYILANKDFAKAHPEVVTTTIAALGEAAKWADQNRDKVAEALHEVTGVPLDAQIIAANRSKFGIFPLSDEIVASQQATADRFYKLGLIPKAVRISDAVWTAPGN is encoded by the coding sequence ATGTTCAGTCTGACGAGACGCGTTTTCGGCATCGGCCTACTGGCGGCGGGTGTTGCCCTGTCGTTTGGCGCCTCCGCGCAGGAGCTGAGGCAGCTCTCTATCGGCTACCAGAAAACCGGCCTGCCGGTCGTCGCCAGGCAGCAGCAGGTGATCGAGAAGGCGCTGAGCGACAAGGGCGTCGTGGTGAAGTGGGTCGAATTCACCGCCGGTCCGCCGCTGGTCGAGGCCTTGAATGTCGGCGCCGTCGATGTCGGTTACACGGGTGACGCGCCGCCGATTTTTGGACAATCGGCTGGGGCCAACATTGTCTATGTCGCTGCGATGCCGCCCAATGGTGATGGCGAGGCAGTCTTCGTCAAACCGGCCTCTCCCATCCAGTCGGTCGCCGATCTCAAGGGCAAACGCGTTGGCGTCGGCAAGGGCACTTCCGCGCACAATCTTCTTGTGGCGACGCTGGAGAAGGCCGGCCTTCCCTACGATCAGATCACACCGATCTATCTCAGCCCTGCGGACGCCGCCGCCGCCTTCGCCAGCGACCAGATCGATGCCTGGGCGGTCTGGGATCCGTTCTTCGCCATCGCCGAGACACGTTACCAGCCGCGTGTGCTGGCCCGTTCCAGCGACGTGCTCAAGGTCAACAGCTATATTCTCGCCAACAAGGATTTCGCCAAGGCGCATCCGGAGGTCGTGACCACGACCATCGCTGCTCTGGGCGAGGCCGCGAAATGGGCAGACCAGAACCGCGACAAGGTCGCCGAGGCGCTGCATGAGGTGACCGGTGTGCCGCTCGACGCCCAGATCATCGCCGCCAACCGCAGCAAATTTGGCATTTTCCCGCTCAGCGACGAGATTGTCGCCAGCCAGCAGGCGACCGCCGACCGCTTCTACAAGCTCGGCCTGATCCCGAAGGCGGTCCGTATTTCCGACGCGGTGTGGACTGCGCCGGGTAACTGA